The Nitrosospira lacus genome window below encodes:
- a CDS encoding MutS-related protein, translating into MNDPVAFDPCLSHPPILASGERLAGVRDTRPTGADNGVLDAKTLDAIEIDQLFDSCNHAVTHVGQSVLYRSLARPGTDPGLTQKKQEALRELESNSSLREALQHFLKGAVPEEHGLYQLLYGTFTGGLAIDNSRDGKDEMEFSGYGYHQFVDGTGFVVDLVEAMNTLPQPQSPYLRDLFAVIRDFGASRIYSLMRGPIFPVEGKFKTREEKPRYLPVPRFTPSIIKPLPILLTLALLGAALYFFQSMLASFGIAYLGYGILVLAVPILPVLLIAIAASDRDSVIYPLRKLFRQSPELARVLDALGMIDEILSFHRYSLTFGGKMVLPEIVEGERHSLSVTEARNPLLAGTNPDYVPNDIRLDDTGRLLVITGPNSGGKTAYCKTVVQIQLLGQIGCYIPAAAARLVLAEHIFYQVPDPGRLDEGMGRFGHELKRTREIFFNSTARSLVVLDELSEGTTFEEKMELSEYVLAGFHKLGASTLLVTHNHELCERLQHKGIGRYLQGEFLPQGPTYRLIPGVSRVSHADRVAAALGFSKDDVEKHLATRHTD; encoded by the coding sequence ATGAACGATCCAGTCGCCTTTGATCCCTGTCTGAGTCACCCGCCTATCCTTGCCAGCGGCGAGCGGCTGGCGGGTGTGCGCGACACGCGTCCAACAGGCGCCGATAACGGCGTTCTGGATGCAAAGACATTAGATGCGATCGAAATCGATCAGTTATTCGATTCTTGCAATCACGCCGTTACGCATGTCGGACAATCGGTGCTTTACCGATCGCTGGCGCGGCCAGGCACCGACCCTGGGCTCACTCAAAAAAAACAGGAAGCGTTGCGTGAGCTTGAGTCAAATTCCAGTCTGCGGGAAGCGCTTCAGCATTTCCTGAAAGGTGCGGTGCCGGAAGAACATGGGCTTTATCAATTGCTCTACGGTACCTTTACCGGGGGTCTCGCTATCGATAACTCGAGAGATGGGAAAGATGAAATGGAATTTAGCGGCTACGGTTACCACCAGTTTGTCGATGGCACCGGCTTTGTGGTCGATCTGGTCGAGGCGATGAACACGTTGCCACAGCCGCAAAGTCCGTATCTGAGAGACTTGTTTGCCGTCATTCGCGACTTTGGGGCCTCTCGTATTTATTCCCTGATGCGCGGACCGATTTTTCCGGTAGAAGGAAAGTTCAAGACGCGGGAGGAAAAGCCGCGTTATTTACCCGTTCCGCGCTTCACACCATCGATTATCAAGCCGCTTCCAATACTGCTGACATTGGCGCTGCTTGGCGCAGCGCTTTATTTCTTCCAGAGCATGCTCGCCAGTTTCGGGATTGCTTACCTGGGATATGGGATACTTGTGCTGGCTGTGCCGATTCTGCCCGTCCTCCTGATCGCAATCGCGGCATCCGATCGCGACTCCGTCATCTATCCGTTGCGCAAGCTATTCAGGCAGAGCCCTGAATTGGCGCGCGTACTGGATGCGTTGGGCATGATTGATGAGATCCTGTCCTTTCATCGCTACTCGCTCACCTTCGGTGGAAAAATGGTGCTGCCGGAAATAGTGGAAGGCGAGCGCCATTCCCTGAGCGTTACGGAGGCAAGAAATCCGCTACTTGCCGGGACTAATCCAGACTACGTGCCGAACGATATACGGCTTGATGATACCGGACGCTTGCTGGTTATCACGGGACCGAACAGCGGAGGTAAGACGGCCTACTGTAAAACCGTGGTCCAGATTCAGCTTCTGGGCCAGATCGGCTGTTACATTCCCGCAGCGGCCGCGCGGCTGGTGCTGGCTGAGCATATTTTCTATCAGGTGCCGGACCCGGGACGGCTGGATGAGGGGATGGGCCGCTTCGGCCACGAGTTGAAACGCACACGCGAGATATTCTTCAACTCTACCGCGCGCAGTCTCGTCGTGCTGGATGAGCTTTCGGAAGGCACAACGTTCGAGGAGAAGATGGAGCTTTCCGAATACGTTCTCGCAGGTTTCCACAAGCTTGGAGCCAGCACATTACTTGTCACCCATAATCACGAGCTGTGCGAGCGCTTGCAGCATAAGGGAATCGGCCGTTACCTGCAGGGTGAATTTTTGCCTCAAGGCCCGACTTATCGTTTGATTCCGGGTGTGTCCCGGGTTAGCCACGCCGATCGTGTGGCTGCTGCCCTGGGCTTCAGCAAGGATGATGTCGAGAAGCACCTTGCAACGCGCCACACTGACTGA
- a CDS encoding TolC family outer membrane protein, translated as MKIPQYIYALLISGAAFHTPLHATDLMGIYREALEQDAQYSAARAAHQAAQEKLPQGRAGLLPTITLAGVRRRQYIDIQSVTTGIGTGTGTGVRPPEVVIDNTSITITATQPIYRKENFVIYEQSKLQVAQADSQFIIAAQELILRVAQAYFDIQLALINVEVAEAQKRAIGEQLAQAKRNFQVGTATIVDTHEAQARFDLALSQEIAARSDLEVRKRALQQIIGRLPDDLTRPNENFPDLLNLKYANMQDWINVAEQNNLALKVQQSVYEIAKQDVERAKAGHYPTLDLVALYSDQRGVGGTITGRPIDLTSKEIGVQLSFPIFQGFAVQSRVREALATQEKVFQDLNNTRRNSVLQVSQQYLNVTNGIAQVKALRQAVTSSQSQVDSTKLGQEVGVRTEVDVLNAQQLHYSARRDLAQARYNFLMSKLRLEAEAGELDEEDLRQINEVLAKGSAFGVSSSNGQDPSSVSHVQ; from the coding sequence GTGAAAATTCCGCAATATATTTATGCGTTATTAATTTCCGGCGCGGCTTTCCATACCCCGCTCCACGCTACCGACCTGATGGGAATTTATCGTGAGGCGCTGGAGCAGGATGCGCAATACAGCGCCGCGCGCGCCGCGCATCAGGCGGCCCAGGAGAAACTGCCGCAGGGCCGGGCCGGGCTGCTTCCGACTATCACACTCGCGGGTGTGCGCCGGAGACAGTATATCGATATACAGAGCGTGACGACCGGGATCGGCACCGGGACCGGGACCGGCGTTAGGCCGCCCGAAGTCGTCATCGATAACACGAGTATAACGATCACGGCAACCCAGCCGATTTACCGCAAGGAAAATTTCGTAATCTACGAGCAATCCAAGCTTCAAGTCGCCCAAGCGGATTCCCAGTTCATCATCGCGGCCCAAGAGCTGATCCTGCGTGTAGCGCAGGCTTATTTTGACATTCAATTGGCGTTGATAAACGTGGAGGTGGCGGAAGCCCAGAAGAGAGCCATTGGAGAACAGCTCGCACAAGCCAAGCGCAACTTTCAGGTCGGGACAGCCACCATCGTCGATACACACGAGGCCCAGGCACGATTTGATTTGGCGCTCTCGCAGGAGATTGCCGCCCGGAGCGATCTGGAAGTCCGAAAACGCGCACTGCAACAGATTATCGGCCGTTTGCCGGATGATCTCACACGTCCAAACGAGAACTTTCCTGATCTGCTCAATCTGAAGTATGCAAATATGCAGGATTGGATCAACGTGGCTGAACAGAATAATCTTGCCCTGAAAGTTCAACAATCGGTGTATGAAATCGCAAAACAGGATGTGGAACGGGCCAAGGCGGGACACTATCCGACTCTCGATCTGGTTGCCCTGTACAGTGATCAGAGAGGTGTTGGGGGGACAATCACCGGCCGGCCAATTGACCTGACCTCAAAGGAAATCGGAGTTCAATTGAGTTTTCCGATATTTCAGGGTTTCGCGGTGCAATCACGTGTGCGCGAGGCTCTGGCCACCCAGGAGAAGGTATTCCAGGATCTGAATAATACCCGGCGCAATAGTGTACTTCAAGTGAGCCAGCAGTATCTTAATGTCACCAATGGCATTGCGCAGGTGAAGGCGCTGCGGCAAGCGGTAACATCCAGTCAAAGCCAGGTGGATTCCACCAAGCTGGGGCAGGAAGTGGGTGTCAGAACCGAAGTGGATGTATTAAACGCGCAGCAATTGCACTATTCCGCGCGGCGGGATCTCGCCCAGGCGCGTTACAATTTTCTCATGTCCAAGTTGAGACTGGAGGCGGAAGCGGGTGAGTTGGATGAAGAAGATCTGAGGCAGATAAATGAGGTGCTGGCAAAAGGAAGCGCCTTTGGTGTTTCCTCTTCCAACGGGCAAGACCCAAGTTCAGTGTCCCATGTTCAATAA
- a CDS encoding protein-L-isoaspartate O-methyltransferase family protein has product MDLEQIRFNMVEQQIRPWDVLDQEVLKLLFELRREEFVPAAYRSLAFVDMEIPLGYGEVMLAPKLEARILQELQIKKTDRILEVGSGSGYLSALLAKKGEYVYSVEIVPELKAMAEKNLQAHEIGNVTMELGDAACGWPEHGPYDVIVLTGSTPVLPEAFQQSLKTGGRLFAVVGDAPVMQALLVTCVAQGEKTGAYNTVGLFETCIAPLRNAKQPARFTF; this is encoded by the coding sequence ATGGATCTCGAACAAATCCGGTTTAATATGGTGGAACAGCAAATTCGCCCTTGGGATGTGCTGGATCAGGAGGTTCTTAAATTATTGTTTGAGTTGCGGCGTGAGGAATTTGTCCCCGCAGCATACCGTTCCCTTGCGTTTGTCGATATGGAGATCCCGCTGGGATACGGTGAAGTGATGCTTGCTCCCAAGCTTGAGGCGCGCATCTTGCAGGAACTCCAGATAAAAAAAACGGACAGGATTCTGGAGGTCGGCAGCGGCAGCGGTTACCTTTCCGCACTTCTGGCAAAGAAGGGCGAATATGTCTACAGCGTGGAAATCGTGCCGGAACTGAAGGCCATGGCGGAGAAAAATCTTCAGGCTCATGAGATCGGAAATGTGACGATGGAATTAGGCGATGCCGCCTGTGGCTGGCCCGAGCATGGGCCTTATGACGTTATCGTGCTGACTGGCTCCACTCCGGTTTTGCCGGAGGCATTTCAGCAAAGCCTCAAAACCGGCGGACGCCTATTCGCGGTGGTGGGTGATGCACCGGTGATGCAGGCGCTGCTCGTCACTTGTGTCGCACAAGGAGAGAAAACGGGTGCATACAATACCGTTGGTCTGTTTGAAACCTGCATTGCCCCGCTAAGAAACGCAAAGCAGCCGGCGAGATTCACATTTTGA
- the thiC gene encoding phosphomethylpyrimidine synthase ThiC, whose protein sequence is MNATVLNPAQFSSPFSSKTAHVDEGAVKPLPQSRKVYVQGSRPDIQVPMREISQSDTPASMGTEENPPIYVYDTSGPYTDPAAEIDIRSGLLPLREKWIDARDDTEVLAGPASAYGRQRLTDPQLAEMRFDLKRQPRCARAGENVTQMHYARRGIITPEMEYVAIRENQRCEHLGAQRRELLMRQHPGHDFGALLPQHITPEFVRDEVARGRAIIPVNINHPESEPMIIGRNFLVKINANIGNSALGSSIQEEVEKMTWAIRWGGDTVMDLSTGKNIHETREWIIRNSPVPIGTVPIYQALEKVNGKAEDLTWEIFRDTLIEQAEQGVDYFTIHAGVRLAYVPMTAKRLTGIVSRGGSIMAKWCLAHHRESFLYTRFEEICEIMKAYDVSFSLGDGLRPGSIYDANDEAQFAELETLGELTQVAWKHDVQVMIEGPGHVPMHLIKENMDLQLKYCAEAPFYTLGPLTTDIAPGYDHITSAIGAALIGWYGTAMLCYVTPKEHLGLPDKDDVKDGIITYKIAAHAADLAKGHPGAQIRDNALSKARFEFRWNDQFNLGLDPDKAKQFHDETLPQEGAKLAHFCSMCGPHFCSMKITQDVRDYAASQGVSENQALEQGMEEKAIEFVKKGAEIYSKI, encoded by the coding sequence ATGAATGCAACAGTTTTAAACCCCGCCCAATTTTCCTCCCCGTTTTCAAGCAAGACTGCCCATGTCGATGAAGGAGCGGTCAAACCTTTGCCTCAATCCCGCAAGGTTTATGTGCAAGGATCCCGCCCCGACATTCAGGTACCGATGCGGGAAATCAGCCAATCCGATACGCCCGCCAGCATGGGTACGGAGGAAAATCCTCCGATTTATGTCTATGACACTTCCGGCCCCTACACCGACCCAGCGGCAGAAATAGATATACGCTCCGGATTACTGCCATTACGCGAGAAATGGATAGACGCGCGTGACGATACGGAAGTTCTCGCGGGCCCCGCTTCCGCCTATGGCAGGCAGCGTCTGACCGATCCCCAGTTGGCGGAAATGCGCTTCGATCTGAAACGCCAGCCGCGCTGTGCCAGGGCGGGAGAAAACGTGACACAAATGCACTATGCCCGGCGCGGTATCATTACGCCGGAAATGGAATATGTCGCCATACGGGAAAACCAGCGTTGCGAACATCTCGGCGCCCAGCGCCGTGAACTGCTTATGCGCCAGCATCCAGGACATGATTTTGGCGCGCTCCTGCCCCAGCATATCACACCGGAATTCGTGCGTGACGAAGTGGCCCGCGGTCGTGCCATCATTCCTGTCAATATCAACCATCCCGAATCCGAGCCGATGATCATCGGGCGCAACTTTCTGGTGAAGATTAATGCGAATATCGGCAACTCCGCTCTCGGTTCAAGCATCCAGGAGGAAGTCGAGAAAATGACCTGGGCTATTCGCTGGGGGGGCGACACGGTTATGGATCTTTCGACCGGAAAGAATATCCATGAGACCCGTGAATGGATCATCCGTAACAGCCCTGTTCCCATCGGCACCGTACCGATTTACCAGGCATTGGAAAAAGTGAACGGCAAGGCGGAAGATCTTACATGGGAGATTTTTCGTGACACCCTGATTGAACAGGCTGAGCAGGGTGTGGACTACTTTACCATCCATGCGGGCGTGCGGCTTGCCTATGTTCCGATGACAGCAAAGCGTCTGACCGGCATTGTTTCGCGCGGGGGTTCGATCATGGCCAAGTGGTGCCTTGCGCATCATCGGGAAAGTTTTCTTTACACCCGCTTCGAGGAAATCTGTGAAATCATGAAGGCTTATGATGTCAGTTTCTCTCTGGGAGATGGTCTGCGTCCAGGATCGATCTACGACGCCAACGATGAGGCTCAGTTTGCCGAACTGGAAACCCTCGGCGAACTGACCCAGGTTGCATGGAAGCATGACGTCCAGGTGATGATCGAAGGCCCGGGTCATGTACCCATGCATCTCATCAAGGAAAACATGGATCTGCAATTGAAATACTGTGCCGAGGCGCCTTTCTACACACTGGGCCCGCTCACTACCGACATCGCTCCAGGCTATGATCATATTACCTCAGCGATCGGCGCCGCCCTGATCGGCTGGTACGGCACTGCGATGCTATGCTACGTTACGCCCAAGGAACACCTTGGCCTGCCGGATAAAGACGACGTCAAGGATGGCATCATCACCTACAAAATTGCCGCTCATGCGGCAGATCTGGCAAAGGGGCACCCGGGTGCGCAGATACGCGATAATGCGCTCTCCAAGGCACGTTTCGAATTCCGCTGGAATGATCAGTTCAATCTCGGCCTCGATCCCGACAAGGCCAAGCAATTCCACGACGAAACCCTGCCGCAGGAGGGCGCCAAACTCGCGCATTTCTGCTCGATGTGCGGCCCTCATTTCTGCTCAATGAAAATAACCCAGGATGTACGGGATTACGCCGCCAGTCAGGGAGTCAGTGAAAACCAGGCTCTCGAACAAGGCATGGAAGAGAAAGCCATCGAATTTGTAAAAAAAGGGGCGGAAATTTATAGCAAGATATGA
- a CDS encoding undecaprenyl-diphosphate phosphatase, translating to MDWLLFIKALILGIVEGLTEFLPISSTGHLILVSDLLDFNDEKGKVFAIVIQLGAILAVCWEYRVKIGGVVMNIGSSEDANRFVLNLFIAFLPAAILGLLFIKTIKQYLFHPVPVAMAFIIGGFLILWAERRKHVVDVDRVEDMDWKHALKVGLMQCLALIPGTSRSGATIIGGLFFGLSRKAATEFSFFLAIPIMFAATFYDVYKHRDILHFTDIGVFIVGFVASFISALLAVRGLLRFISHHDFTVFAWYRIGFGIIVLATAYSGLVKWSAA from the coding sequence ATGGATTGGCTTCTATTCATCAAGGCCTTGATCCTCGGCATTGTCGAGGGCTTGACCGAATTCCTCCCGATTTCCTCTACCGGCCATCTCATCCTGGTAAGTGATTTGCTCGACTTCAATGACGAGAAAGGCAAAGTATTCGCGATTGTGATCCAGCTGGGCGCAATATTGGCGGTATGCTGGGAATATCGCGTAAAGATTGGTGGCGTGGTGATGAACATTGGCTCAAGTGAGGATGCGAACCGCTTTGTGTTGAATCTCTTCATCGCGTTTTTGCCCGCCGCGATTCTGGGTCTCCTCTTCATCAAAACAATAAAGCAATATCTGTTTCATCCGGTTCCGGTGGCTATGGCGTTTATCATCGGAGGATTTCTGATTCTGTGGGCTGAGCGCAGAAAGCACGTGGTGGATGTAGACCGGGTGGAGGACATGGACTGGAAACATGCGCTGAAGGTTGGATTGATGCAGTGCCTCGCACTGATACCCGGTACATCACGCTCCGGCGCAACTATCATTGGCGGCCTCTTTTTTGGTTTGTCACGCAAGGCAGCTACCGAGTTCTCTTTCTTTCTGGCAATACCCATCATGTTTGCGGCCACTTTCTACGATGTCTACAAACATCGCGACATACTGCATTTCACCGATATCGGCGTATTCATTGTGGGATTTGTGGCATCGTTCATCAGCGCGCTATTGGCGGTACGCGGCTTGTTGCGTTTTATCAGCCATCATGACTTCACTGTATTCGCCTGGTATCGAATTGGATTCGGGATCATCGTGCTGGCTACCGCTTATTCCGGACTGGTCAAATGGTCGGCCGCATAG
- a CDS encoding rhodanese-like domain-containing protein — METITAILERAQQRAKEMNLPYEGALLPAEALTLLQEAPGARLVDVRSRAEWDWVGRIPGAVEIEWQSYPGMRANPDFLNYLSSQVDKESMVMFICRSGGRSHQAAAIAADSGYTNCYNILEGFEGDKDATGHRGTKGGWKAAGLPWVQG, encoded by the coding sequence ATGGAAACCATCACCGCAATACTCGAAAGAGCTCAACAACGCGCCAAGGAAATGAATTTGCCATACGAAGGCGCACTGCTTCCCGCGGAAGCACTGACACTGTTGCAGGAAGCTCCAGGTGCCAGATTGGTGGATGTCCGCTCCCGGGCTGAATGGGATTGGGTGGGACGAATTCCGGGTGCGGTTGAAATAGAATGGCAGTCCTATCCCGGCATGCGCGCCAATCCGGACTTCCTCAATTATCTCTCCAGCCAAGTGGATAAGGAATCCATGGTGATGTTCATTTGCCGCAGTGGTGGCCGCTCGCATCAAGCGGCCGCTATTGCCGCCGACTCGGGTTACACAAATTGTTACAACATTCTTGAAGGCTTTGAAGGCGACAAGGACGCTACCGGTCATCGCGGTACCAAAGGTGGGTGGAAAGCCGCGGGGCTGCCGTGGGTACAGGGCTGA